The region CGAGTTCCTGCTGCGTCTCGTCGATCCACACGGTCGGGCTCTCGCCGTCGCCTGTGTTGGGGTCGATGCCGATGAACCGTAATGCCATGGTCGCCTCCAACGCCGTTCGTGTGCGTGCTTGTGCACAACTGTCCGTGTCGGGCGGCGGCTTGGTCAAGAGCACAGACCGGCCAGGGGCAGCGGAAACAGTGTTCGTGAACATTGCTGCACATCGCTGGAGTGCGTGCGCATCGTCTCCCTACCGTCGTCCTCATGACGACAGGAACCCGCCCCTCGGGGGCTACCGAAGCGGGACGGCCCGGCACCTGGTGTCACTGGCACAAGGGGCCGTCAGTGACCACCGTCCGTATCGACACCCTCGAGCAGACGTCTGGCTCTGGCTACGGCCAGTACGCGTGTGCTCCGTGCCGTGAGCAGCGCGGCCTCGTGCCCGCCTCGAAGCCGGCGGCTCCTCTCGCGGGGCAGAAGTCATGAAGGGCGAGGCGGCCGCGACCGTCCGACCTTCGGGACTCCGCATCTGCTGGGTACCCAACCCGGACGCGCCGGCGAGGTGTTGCACCATCGACGACCCGAACCACGACGGCGACCACCACCACGAGTATTCGGGCGACTCATGGCCTCAGCAGACGGACTGGAAGGGTGATCGCGCCCGCCCACGCCGACCCGCAGACGAACCCGGCGATCGTTGGGGTGTGCCGTATCGGCGAGCACGAGTTCTGTGACGGCAACCAGGACATCAAGGCTGGCGGTGTGGTGGCGGTTCCGCTCCGCTGCGCGTGCACCTGCCACCGGGAGCGCCGCAACTGAACTCCCCGCGCGCTGTCAGCCGCCGATTAGACAGCGCGCAGGCCGGCCGGCTCTGGAAGGCGAAGGGACTGGTCGGGCGGTCTGCTGGGCTGCGGTGGCGCCCGCCAGGCGTGCACTAGCCGCCAGGTCAATGCGACGGCCGGGTCATCGGCGTCGGCGAAGCCGCGCCTGTGGGTGGTGCGCTCCAGGAGGCGGGGCACCTCGAATCCGGCGCGCTCCGCTTCGCCGATGGCGCGGAGCAGGATGGGGCAGGCGTTGGCGGCCATGAACATGGCGGCCTTCTGAAGGCCAGAGTGTGCTCGAGGCCACCAGCTGGGCGGCGCGGCGGGCGGCGATGGAGGCCAGGACGTCGTTCGAGGACGTCGCCATCCTCGACGCAGACGTAAGCGCGACGTACTCCTTGGACACGCTCCCACTCGTTCCACGTCGGGGGACCATGGGCACGACGGACTCATAGAGGTGGGCGTCCGCGTCGACGGCGGTCTCGAAGGTCCGGTAGTACGGGGTGTGCGGGTTCTCGGGGAGGCCCACCTTGATCAAGCAGATCGCATCCTCAACGAAGCAGCCGAAGGCGCCGACCCGCTCAGGCTGATGCGGCTGTTCGGCATCACCAAGCAGACCGCCATGCGCTACATCACCGCCGCCCACCCCGAACGAACCGCCAAGCTGCCCAGGTAGCCCGCCTGGTTCAGCCCTGGAGGGTGGCGAGCCAGTCGGTCAGCAGGCGGTTGACCTCGTCGGGGCGCTCCTGCTGGATCCAGTGGCCGCAGCCGTCCAAGAGGTGGGAGGCCGACAGGCCGGGGAGGGTGGTGGGGTAGGTGTCGATGGCGTCGGACATCCAGGTGGTGGAGGCGTCCAGGGCGCCGCCGATGAACAGGGACGGCTGCTTGATCGGGGCTCCGCGGTGCGGGGCGAGGTCTTCCCAGTCTCGGTCCATATTGCGGTAGCGGTTGAGTGCGCCGGTGATCCCTGTGCGTTCGAACTCCCCGGCGTAGACGTCGAGGTCGTCCTCGCTCAGCCAGGCCGGGAGGCCCCCCGTGGGGAAGCGGTCGCGCAGCCGGCCGCCGCCGCGGGCGACGAAGTGCGGGTCGGGCTCGCCCTGGGCGGGCATGGTGTCGGCGGACAGGGCCGCGTAGAAGCCCGCGAGCCAGCCCCGGACGTCGGGCTCGATCTCCGCCTCGGCGCGGCCGGACTCCTGGAAGTAGGAGACGTAGAACTCCTGCTCGGGGCCGCCGATCTGGCCGAAGATGTCGGTGGGGCGTGGGCCGCCGGGCGGCGCGTAGGGGACGCTCAGCAGGCCGACGGCGCGGAAGACTTCGGGGTGGAGCAGGGCGGAGGCGGCGGCGATGTTGGAGCCCCAGTCGTGGCCGACGACCACCGCGTTCTCCTCGCCGAGGGCGCGCACGACGGCGACGTTGTCCTCCACCAGGTCGAGCATCCGGTAGGCGTCGGTCGTCTCCGGCTTGGAGGAGCGGCCGTAGCCGCGCACGTCGATCGCCACCGCCCGGTGGCCGGCCGCGGCGAGGGCCGGGAGCTGGCGGCGCCAGGAGTACCAGGACTCGGGGAAGCCGTGCACGAGCAGGACCAGCGGGCCGGCGCCCTGCTCGACCAGGTGCAGGCGCCCGGCCGGGGCCTCGACGGTGCGGTGGCGGATCTCGGCGGTCGGCTCGGGCTGCATGGGCTTCTCCTCGGATCGCGGGCGGACGCGGCTACCCATCGATCATGCGGCGCGGCACCCGACCGACGCGACCAGCCTTGCCATCCTGGCAAACTCGCAGGACAGAGCGGTGGAGCAGCACGGGTATGAAGGAGCGGGATAGGTGGCAGTCGACAACGTGGAGGGCACGCTGGCCGCGATGGGGCCCC is a window of Streptomyces agglomeratus DNA encoding:
- a CDS encoding alpha/beta fold hydrolase; protein product: MQPEPTAEIRHRTVEAPAGRLHLVEQGAGPLVLLVHGFPESWYSWRRQLPALAAAGHRAVAIDVRGYGRSSKPETTDAYRMLDLVEDNVAVVRALGEENAVVVGHDWGSNIAAASALLHPEVFRAVGLLSVPYAPPGGPRPTDIFGQIGGPEQEFYVSYFQESGRAEAEIEPDVRGWLAGFYAALSADTMPAQGEPDPHFVARGGGRLRDRFPTGGLPAWLSEDDLDVYAGEFERTGITGALNRYRNMDRDWEDLAPHRGAPIKQPSLFIGGALDASTTWMSDAIDTYPTTLPGLSASHLLDGCGHWIQQERPDEVNRLLTDWLATLQG